The following coding sequences lie in one Verrucomicrobiota bacterium genomic window:
- a CDS encoding TIGR00300 family protein, translating into MPDLTRTLEANGHLIDSGMMAAIMDAVILGGGDFEIVDFDIGRTNEDPSRLVIKVSAPNEGHLDRLLGELHRLGCFAAEPPDATLKPAEADGTVPPDFYSTTNAATTVRVNGQWIEAAKQRMDSAIVVVDGRPECRLLRAVKAGDLVVCGYDGVRIVPEFKARDRHEFSFMSAEISSERKVEIAVRDLATMMRQIVERKGKVVVVAGPVVVHTGGSEDLGALIRNGYVHALLGGNAIAVHDIEYALYGTSLGVNLTTGRPVDAGHRNHMMAINAVRAAGGIKKAVESGQIKSGIMYECVVNNVPFVLAGSLRDDGPLPETMMDLLAAQAAYAKAIEGADLVLMLASMLHSIATGNMLPSCVTTVCVDINPAVVTKLNDRGSGQALGIVTDVGLFLNLLAQELE; encoded by the coding sequence ATGCCTGATCTGACGAGGACGCTCGAGGCGAACGGTCATCTGATTGATTCCGGGATGATGGCCGCCATCATGGACGCGGTCATTCTCGGGGGCGGCGACTTCGAGATCGTCGACTTCGACATCGGCCGCACGAACGAGGATCCCTCGCGTCTCGTCATCAAGGTGAGCGCGCCGAATGAGGGGCACCTCGACCGCCTCTTGGGCGAGTTGCACCGGCTCGGATGTTTCGCTGCCGAGCCGCCGGACGCCACGCTCAAGCCTGCCGAGGCCGACGGCACAGTGCCGCCTGACTTCTACTCGACGACGAACGCGGCGACCACGGTGCGCGTCAACGGCCAGTGGATCGAGGCGGCCAAGCAGCGAATGGACTCGGCCATCGTCGTGGTCGACGGCCGGCCCGAGTGCCGCCTCCTGCGTGCCGTCAAGGCGGGCGACCTCGTCGTGTGCGGCTACGATGGCGTGCGCATCGTGCCCGAGTTCAAGGCGCGCGACCGGCACGAGTTCAGCTTCATGTCGGCCGAGATCAGTTCGGAGCGCAAGGTCGAGATCGCCGTGCGCGATCTAGCGACGATGATGCGCCAGATCGTCGAGCGCAAGGGCAAGGTCGTCGTCGTGGCGGGCCCCGTTGTTGTGCACACGGGCGGGTCAGAGGACTTGGGGGCGCTGATCCGCAACGGCTACGTTCACGCGCTGCTCGGCGGCAACGCGATCGCCGTGCACGACATCGAGTACGCGCTCTACGGCACCTCGCTCGGCGTGAACCTGACGACGGGCCGGCCTGTCGATGCCGGCCATCGCAACCACATGATGGCCATCAACGCCGTCCGCGCCGCCGGCGGCATCAAGAAGGCCGTCGAGAGCGGGCAGATCAAGTCGGGCATCATGTACGAGTGCGTGGTCAACAACGTGCCGTTCGTGCTCGCCGGCAGCCTGCGGGACGACGGCCCACTGCCCGAGACGATGATGGACCTCCTGGCCGCCCAAGCCGCCTATGCCAAAGCGATCGAGGGTGCTGACTTGGTCCTTATGCTCGCCTCGATGCTGCACTCCATTGCCACGGGCAACATGCTCCCGTCGTGTGTCACGACTGTTTGCGTGGACATCAACCCGGCGGTGGTCACCAAGCTCAACGACCGCGGCAGCGGCCAGGCGCTCGGCATCGTCACCGATGTCGGGCTGTTCCTCAACCTGCTAGCTCAGGAACTGGAGTAG
- a CDS encoding MMPL family transporter, which produces MNRLRALLAWIVNHAVVIIVTVGLITAFFGLVIVVKGVPETKNPTEKVLIKDLDSTKFYNKFVGMFGKDELILIVVKAPEGKTVFDPEVRMVIEDITARLNGVADTKDKAYAGVNARVQDDIKRRLIKAGQSEEEATAEATKVTPVTKVLGLAGARKDLESNISKIRLAARLSRDTQIRTLAEALKNVKTKEDVDRFFEQFVERIKLFKNNLVSKNLEATTITLIIGSHAEDVVGYVREIVAAANEQLGTSGRADQVDLVYQIGSPVIADEVVQFLKDDLKTLSGFTLGLIVIILAVCFRNVRGVVLPLVSAGIAYVWTFGLMSLMGAYLNMITVVIPTLLIAIGNAYALHVVSEFFEEAGEGHRTGAGRRLKREIVTSTLFRVSLPVFLAGATTLIGFGSLALNRIDMIREFAFFSCFGLVALILLSLTLLPALLAVLPLPKQRTKSDDHTEESLETKRSPVLSFLRWLHRLDVKGQVFVYIAAVLVIALCIAGLFQLKVENAVISFFKKDAEVRMSFNDIQEVMAGCYTVNVVMEYKGPGDEPYFQDPAVLRQIEALQQRVVEGDPGIDMAISLVEYLKMTNAFMAGFRYDKQSLPETRKEIAALVAQFPNAFGPDQTEIRQVATKDYQAINIIFRAHFEGAREFVIARDEILRLCGRDTDGLALRKPPPDAVAFSKDLDIHVTGLPLVVSESANAITKGQVSSLALAFICIFVIMAGLFMSVKVGFVAMIPNVFPILINYGIMGWAGIALSSATSLIASIALGIAVDDTIHYLARYNTEFKKDFDKKRAMKMSLLTAGQPIVFTSITLGIAFAVLLVSKFQPTIYFGLLMMITMVTALFGSLIILPVLMLRIELVTLWDVVSQHVGEAPRAFINLFRNMSRWQVRKVMAAAGLQCYPKGTTIVKEGEVGDTMYAIISGAADVIRGEGSNAHQVARLERGQIFGEMALVLKEPRTATVVTTEDTELLRFNDKTLRRIRGRFPRLAAKLYRNLTFILGRRLKLTTDRLHDALGPTLSGVPPEEV; this is translated from the coding sequence ATGAACCGTCTGCGCGCGCTGCTGGCCTGGATCGTCAACCACGCTGTCGTGATCATCGTCACCGTCGGTCTTATCACCGCGTTCTTCGGTCTTGTCATTGTTGTCAAGGGCGTACCCGAGACGAAGAACCCGACCGAGAAGGTGCTCATCAAGGACCTCGACTCGACGAAATTCTACAACAAGTTCGTCGGGATGTTCGGCAAGGACGAGCTAATCCTCATCGTCGTCAAAGCCCCCGAAGGCAAGACAGTCTTCGACCCCGAAGTGCGCATGGTCATCGAGGACATCACCGCCCGCCTCAACGGCGTCGCTGACACCAAGGACAAGGCCTACGCAGGCGTCAACGCGCGCGTTCAGGACGATATCAAGAGGCGCCTGATCAAGGCCGGCCAGAGCGAGGAGGAGGCCACCGCCGAAGCGACCAAGGTTACGCCCGTGACCAAGGTGCTCGGCCTCGCCGGGGCGAGAAAGGACCTTGAGTCGAACATCTCGAAGATCAGGCTGGCGGCTCGTCTATCCAGGGATACGCAGATCAGGACACTGGCCGAGGCGCTCAAGAACGTCAAGACCAAGGAGGACGTCGACCGCTTCTTCGAGCAGTTCGTTGAACGCATCAAGCTGTTCAAGAATAACCTCGTGAGCAAGAACCTCGAGGCAACGACCATTACGCTCATTATCGGCTCGCATGCCGAGGACGTGGTCGGCTACGTGCGCGAAATCGTCGCCGCGGCGAACGAGCAACTCGGTACCAGCGGCCGTGCCGACCAGGTCGACCTCGTCTACCAGATCGGCAGCCCGGTCATTGCCGACGAGGTGGTCCAGTTCCTCAAGGACGACCTCAAGACGCTCTCGGGCTTCACGCTCGGGCTGATCGTGATCATTCTCGCCGTCTGCTTCCGCAACGTGCGCGGCGTCGTGCTGCCGCTCGTGTCGGCCGGCATCGCCTACGTCTGGACTTTCGGGCTCATGTCGCTCATGGGCGCCTACCTTAATATGATCACCGTGGTGATCCCGACACTGCTGATCGCCATCGGCAACGCCTACGCGCTCCACGTCGTGAGCGAGTTCTTCGAGGAGGCCGGTGAGGGACACCGGACCGGCGCGGGCCGCCGCCTCAAGAGGGAGATCGTCACCTCGACGCTGTTCCGTGTGAGCCTGCCGGTGTTCCTCGCCGGCGCAACTACGCTCATCGGCTTCGGCTCGCTTGCGCTCAACCGGATCGACATGATCCGCGAGTTCGCCTTCTTCTCGTGCTTCGGGCTCGTGGCGCTGATCCTGTTGTCGCTCACGCTGCTTCCGGCGTTGCTCGCCGTGCTCCCGCTGCCCAAGCAGCGCACGAAGTCCGATGACCACACCGAGGAGAGCCTCGAGACCAAGCGCTCGCCCGTGCTGTCATTTCTGCGTTGGCTCCACCGGCTCGACGTGAAGGGCCAAGTGTTCGTCTACATCGCCGCCGTGCTTGTGATAGCTCTGTGCATCGCCGGGCTGTTCCAGCTCAAGGTCGAGAACGCGGTCATCAGCTTCTTCAAGAAGGACGCCGAGGTTCGGATGAGTTTCAATGACATCCAGGAAGTGATGGCCGGCTGCTACACGGTCAACGTGGTGATGGAGTACAAGGGCCCAGGCGACGAGCCGTACTTCCAGGACCCCGCCGTGCTGCGCCAGATCGAAGCCCTCCAGCAACGCGTCGTCGAGGGCGATCCCGGCATCGACATGGCGATCTCGCTCGTCGAATACCTCAAGATGACCAACGCGTTCATGGCCGGCTTCAGGTACGATAAGCAATCATTGCCTGAGACGCGCAAGGAGATCGCAGCCCTTGTCGCGCAGTTCCCAAACGCGTTCGGTCCGGATCAGACCGAGATCCGACAAGTTGCCACCAAGGACTATCAGGCGATCAACATCATCTTCCGCGCCCATTTCGAGGGCGCGCGTGAGTTCGTCATCGCCCGGGACGAGATCCTCCGGCTCTGCGGCCGCGACACAGACGGGCTGGCGCTCAGGAAACCGCCGCCCGACGCGGTGGCGTTCTCCAAGGACCTCGACATCCACGTCACCGGCCTGCCGCTTGTGGTGAGCGAGTCGGCCAACGCGATCACCAAGGGTCAGGTCTCGAGCCTGGCGCTGGCGTTCATCTGTATCTTCGTCATCATGGCGGGGCTGTTCATGTCGGTGAAAGTCGGCTTCGTCGCCATGATCCCCAACGTGTTCCCGATCCTCATCAACTACGGCATCATGGGCTGGGCAGGCATCGCGCTGTCGAGCGCCACGAGCCTGATCGCCTCGATCGCGCTCGGCATCGCCGTTGACGACACGATCCACTACTTGGCCCGCTACAACACCGAGTTCAAGAAGGACTTCGATAAGAAACGTGCGATGAAGATGTCGCTGCTCACGGCGGGCCAGCCGATCGTGTTCACCTCGATCACGCTCGGCATCGCCTTCGCCGTCCTGCTCGTCAGCAAGTTCCAGCCGACCATCTACTTCGGCCTGCTTATGATGATCACGATGGTCACGGCGCTGTTTGGCAGCCTCATCATCCTGCCCGTGCTCATGCTGCGCATCGAGCTGGTCACGCTGTGGGACGTTGTCTCGCAGCACGTCGGCGAAGCGCCCCGCGCGTTCATCAACCTGTTCCGCAACATGAGCCGCTGGCAGGTGCGCAAGGTGATGGCCGCCGCCGGCCTCCAGTGCTACCCCAAGGGCACGACGATCGTCAAAGAGGGCGAGGTTGGTGACACGATGTACGCCATCATCAGCGGCGCCGCCGACGTCATACGCGGCGAGGGCTCCAACGCGCACCAGGTCGCCCGGCTCGAACGCGGTCAAATCTTTGGCGAGATGGCCCTCGTGCTCAAGGAGCCGCGCACAGCTACGGTCGTCACCACCGAGGACACTGAGCTCCTGCGCTTCAACGACAAGACGCTCCGGCGCATCCGCGGCCGGTTCCCCAGGCTTGCGGCCAAGCTCTACCGCAACTTGACGTTCATCCTCGGCAGACGCCTCAAACTGACCACGGACAGACTCCACGATGCCCTCGGCCCCACTCTGAGCGGGGTCCCGCCCGAGGAGGTTTGA
- a CDS encoding peptidylprolyl isomerase has translation MRNHCIWTVCLLAVVAAVMVSCAGSDQGKGTVEVSQSRDTQDESSGPTAIVKSEHGEITIRLLPDAAPKTVANFVALAKEGYFDGITWHRVVPRYVIQTGDPTGTGVGGKTADGKPLPDEICAEALGIDTLPVRDFERLAFLRDYYGKMYNVDVDEYLDRPLKEFFEAIGFTYTPGLKTRKALKGMVGMAHSGPGTAKSQWFIITDEAQPHLNGTFTFFAEVTAGLDVAHKIKQGDKIESITIVEE, from the coding sequence ATGCGCAACCACTGTATCTGGACCGTTTGCCTGCTGGCGGTGGTCGCCGCCGTGATGGTCTCATGTGCCGGCAGCGATCAGGGCAAGGGCACGGTGGAGGTAAGCCAATCGCGGGACACCCAGGATGAGTCGTCCGGCCCCACGGCCATCGTGAAGAGCGAACACGGCGAGATCACGATCCGTCTGCTCCCCGACGCGGCGCCCAAGACGGTCGCCAACTTCGTCGCGCTCGCCAAGGAAGGTTACTTCGACGGCATCACGTGGCACCGCGTCGTCCCCAGGTATGTGATCCAGACCGGCGACCCGACCGGCACGGGCGTGGGTGGCAAGACGGCCGACGGCAAGCCACTCCCGGATGAGATCTGCGCCGAAGCGCTCGGCATCGACACGCTCCCCGTGCGCGACTTCGAGCGGCTCGCCTTCTTGCGCGACTACTACGGCAAGATGTACAACGTCGATGTGGACGAGTACCTCGACAGGCCGCTCAAGGAGTTCTTCGAGGCGATCGGCTTCACCTACACGCCCGGCCTCAAAACGCGGAAGGCGCTCAAGGGCATGGTCGGCATGGCGCACTCCGGCCCCGGCACAGCCAAAAGCCAGTGGTTCATCATCACCGACGAGGCCCAACCGCACCTCAACGGCACCTTCACCTTCTTTGCCGAAGTCACCGCCGGCCTCGACGTCGCACACAAGATCAAGCAAGGCGACAAGATCGAGAGCATCACCATCGTCGAGGAATGA